One part of the Gossypium raimondii isolate GPD5lz chromosome 1, ASM2569854v1, whole genome shotgun sequence genome encodes these proteins:
- the LOC105787159 gene encoding uncharacterized protein LOC105787159: MDRYQRVEKPKAETPIDEKEIRISSQGSMRNYISHALTLLQEKGSNQIVFKAMGKAINKAVAIVELIKKRIVGLHQITSIGSTDITDMWEPSEEGLVPLETTRHVSIIIITLSKIELNMSSAGYQPPLPANQVKAGSHNDRDGRRMPRSRGNAEYEDGGRNHNRGYDRGRGRGSRGRGRGRGGYNGQQADRMEDGGYNYEAPPQGGRGKGYRGRGRGFTSNRPIQAAA; encoded by the coding sequence ATGGATCGTTACCAGAGAGTGGAGAAGCCGAAAGCAGAGACACCCATTGACGAGAAGGAGATTCGGATCAGCAGTCAAGGCAGTATGCGCAATTATATCAGTCATGCTTTGACTTTGCTTCAGGAAAAGGGCTCTAATCAAATAGTGTTTAAGGCAATGGGAAAAGCCATTAACAAGGCTGTAGCTATTGTAGagttaattaagaaaagaatTGTGGGTCTTCATCAGATTACATCAATTGGATCCACGGATATAACTGATATGTGGGAGCCTTCGGAAGAAGGACTTGTTCCATTGGAGACCACTAGGCATGTGTCCATCATTATCATAACCCTTTCAAAAATAGAACTGAATATGTCATCTGCCGGGTATCAACCTCCATTACCAGCTAATCAGGTGAAAGCGGGATCTCATAATGACCGAGATGGTAGAAGAATGCCAAGGAGTAGAGGGAATGCTGAGTATGAGGATGGAGGCAGGAATCACAATCGTGGCTACGATCGAGGAAGAGGACGAGGTTCCCGTGGCCGTGGCCGTGGACGTGGTGGATACAATGGACAACAGGCTGATAGGATGGAAGATGGAGGCTACAATTATGAAGCCCCTCCCCAAGGTGGTCGTGGCAAGGGATATCGTGGAAGGGGGCGTGGGTTTACATCTAATAGGCCAATTCAGGCAGCCGCGTAA
- the LOC105776797 gene encoding rust resistance kinase Lr10 — translation MVRPKLALICLLALALYLFPHASTARSINKHCGVTSCGNLSVSYPFRLKSQPQGRGFMWFELVCNNNRTIFPTEDGDFYVQNISYVNKTIHLLDVNVANHNCSIPLSSFPLPNAIAVYEYSYNEYSNIYVVNCSMKMNKSWHGVNYINASRCSSSPQTNNNFYYFVDGGTPPSDFNPSCTVEARVLISLHNISGLSTFDIYKKLMMGTRIKWDLRLPNNVILDWSYVVNLPLSFLRLLALDILSNPYWILYKPIIVFRIPFLAITGMFLIRTFLGICCLIALVIYKLRRRHLSVDDAIENFLQSQINFMPIRYSYAELKKITGDFKDKLGEGGYGTVFKGKLRSGNFVAVKLLKESKGNGQDFINEVATIGRIHHVNVVELVGFCVEGKKQALVYDFMTNGSLDKFIFSTNSSLSWQKMFEIAVGVGRGIEYLHNGCAMKILHFDIKPHNILLDGNFNPKLSDFGLAKLHSVDDSIISLTAARGTLGYMAPELFYKNLGGISYKADVYSFGMMLMEIVGRRKNLNAFADNSSQIYFPSWIYHQFELGENIELESMTENVNKIVRKMIIVAFWCIQTKPIHRPTMTKVLKMLESEEELFEIPPKSFLFSVDMSSNDNDY, via the exons ATGGTAAGACCAAAACTTGCATTAATTTGCCTTTTGGCACTAGCTTTATATCTCTTTCCTCATGCTTCCACCGCTCGAAGCATAAATAAGCATTGTGGAGTTACTTCGTGTGGAAACCTTAGCGTCAGTTACCCTTTTCGATTAAAATCCCAGCCTCAAGGCCGTGGTTTTATGTGGTTTGAGCTGGTTTGCAACAACAACCGCACCATCTTCCCTACGGAAGATGGGGATTTCTATGTCCAAAACATCTCTTATGTTAACAAAACTATTCATCTGCTAGATGTGAATGTGGCCAACCATAACTGCTCTATTCCTCTCAGTTCCTTTCCTTTACCTAATGCTATTGCTGTTTATGAATATAGCTATAATGAGTATAGCAATATATATGTGGTGAATTGCAGTATGAAGATGAACAAGTCTTGGCATGGTGTTAATTACATCAATGCTTCTCGTTGTTCTTCCTCTCCACaaactaataataatttctattattttgtgGATGGAGGAACTCCACCGTCTGATTTCAATCCTTCATGCACTGTTGAAGCCAGGGTTCTGATCAGTCTTCATAATATCAGTGGACTTTCCACTTTTGATATTTACAAAAAGCTGATGATGGGCACCCGAATTAAATGGGACCTTCGGCTTCCCAATAATGTCATACTTGATTGGAGCTACGTTGTTAACTT ACCGCTATCGTTCTTACGGCTGTTGGCGCTAGATATACTAAGCAACCCGTACTGGATTCTATACAAACCCATAATTG TCTTCCGAATTCCTTTCCTTGCAATAACAG GGATGTTTCTGATAAGGACATTTTTGGGGATATGTTGCTTGATTGCTCTTGTTATATACAAATTAAGAAGAAGACATTTGTCGGTAGATGATGCGATTGAGAACTTTCTTCaaagtcaaataaattttatgccTATACGATATTCATATGctgaattaaagaaaataacagGAGATTTCAAGGATAAATTAGGTGAGGGAGGTTATGGTACTGTGTTTAAAGGCAAACTTCGAAGCGGTAATTTTGTTGCGGTAAAATTGCTAAAGGAATCGAAAGGTAATGGCCAAGATTTTATCAATGAAGTTGCAACTATCGGAAGAATTCATCATGTGAATGTGGTTGAACTTGTTGGATTTTGTGTGGAGGGGAAAAAACAAGCTCTTGTCTATGATTTCATGACAAATGGGTCTTTagacaaatttatattttcaacaaaTAGCAGCTTGAGTTGGCAGAAGATGTTTGAGATAGCAGTTGGAGTTGGTCGAGGtattgaatatttacataacGGTTGTGCTATGAAGATTTTACATTTTGACATCAAGCCACATAACATTCTATTAGATGGAAACTTTAATCCTAAACTTTCAGATTTTGGCCTTGCAAAGTTGCATTCAGTGGATGATAGCATTATTTCTCTCACAGCAGCACGAGGTACACTAGGATATATGGCTCCtgaattgttttataaaaatcttGGAGGTATCTCGTATAAAGCTGATGTTTATAGCTTTGGAATGATGTTAATGGAAATTGTGGGAAGGAGGAAAAATCTGAATGCTTTTGCTGACAATTCAAgtcaaatttattttccttcatggatttatcatcaatttgaaTTAGGAGAGAATATAGAGCTTGAAAGCATGAcagaaaatgtaaataaaattgtGAGGAAAATGATAATCGTTGCATTTTGGTGCATACAGACGAAGCCCATACATCGTCCTACAATGACCAAAGTTTTGAAGATGCTTGAAAGTGAAGAAGAGCTCTTTGAAATACCTCCCAAgtcttttctattttctgtGGACATGTCTAGTAATGAtaatgattattga
- the LOC105776778 gene encoding mechanosensitive ion channel protein 6 yields the protein MTVETADRKETIVKVDDGSNKGSIAAASDIVSGGGGKFWRESSYDFLQDSGKISSDWKKEIVDMNSSSSGSSSNRSEGFDFMQSKQGAMEDPPSKLIGQFLHKQKASGEISLDMDLEMDELQQQPPDHGGSLPTVAESPSPSATTFPRVSFENNPLRRRQSKGSQLKEESDGVVKCSSNSSFTRSEGGSFKRKSNLLVTKTKSRLIDPPTPEKGEPRSARAGTGKSGRRSGFLGKTMEEEEDDPWLEEDLPDEYKKDKLSIWVLLEWLSLIVIIACLICSLTIHYLREKRLWDLMLWKWEVLVLVLICGRLVSGWIIRIVVFFIERNFLLRKRVLYFVYGVRKAVQNCLWLGLVLIAWHYLLDKKVQRETKSKFLKYVTRVLVCLVVGVMLWLVKTLLVKVLASSFHVSTYFDRIQESLFNQYVIESLSGPPFIEIQRAEEEEERLAKEVMNLQNAGAKVPPGLKPSTTSSPLSARTIGSGRILKSPRGKSPRLSRVLSSEKGEKDDMGITIDRLHKLNHKNVSAWNMKRLMNIVRHGALSTLDEQIQDSTHDDEAGTNISNEREAKVAARKIFQNVAKPGSKFIYLEDIGRFLQEDEALKTMSLFEDALESRRISKKSLKNWVVNAFRERRALAFTLNDTKTAVNRLHHIVDIIVGIIIVVIWLLILEIATSKVLVFISSQLLVVAFVFGNTCKTVFEAIIFLFVMHPFDVGDRCEIDGIQMVVEEMNILTTIFLRYDNQKIMIPNSVLATKAIHNYYRSPDMGDAVEFCIHVKTPADKIGLMKQRILSYIEHKSDHWCPTPMVIFKELEELNRVRIAIWLQHKMNHQDMGERWARRALLVEEMVKIFNDLDIKYRLYPIDINVCSMPTVTSDHLPPNWTVPNS from the exons ATGACCGTTGAAACGGCTGACCGGAAAGAAACCATCGTGAAGGTTGATGATGGAAGCAACAAAGGCAGTATTGCTGCTGCTTCGGATATCGTCAGTGGTGGTGGAGGTAAGTTTTGGAGAGAATCAAGCTATGATTTTTTGCAAGACAGTGGGAAAATCAGCAGCGACTGGAAGAAAGAGATTGTTGACATGAACAGCAGTAGCAGTGGTAGTAGTAGTAATAGAAGTGAAGGTTTTGATTTCATGCAAAGCAAACAAGGTGCCATGGAAGATCCACCATCGAAGTTGATTGGTCAGTTCTTGCATAAGCAAAAAGCTTCAGGTGAGATTTCCTTGGATATGGATTTGGAAATGGATGAACTTCAACAACAACCACCCGATCACGGCGGTTCATTGCCTACAGTTGCTGAATCACCTTCCCCTTCAGCAACTACCTTTCCAAGAGTGTCCTTTGAAAACAACCCTTTAAGAAGAAGACAAAGTAAAGGGTCACAATTGAAAGAAGAGAGTGATGGGGTTGTAAAGTGCagttcaaattcatcatttacaAGAAGTGAAGGTGGTTCTTTTAAGAGAAAGTCAAACTTGTTAGTCACCAAGACAAAGTCCAGGTTGATAGACCCTCCTACACCTGAAAAAGGTGAGCCAAGGTCAGCTAGAGCTGGCACTGGGAAGTCAGGAAGGAGATCTGGGTTTCTAGGGAAAACCatggaagaagaagaggatgatCCATGGCTTGAAGAGGATTTGCCTGATGAGTATAAGAAAGATAAGTTAAGTATTTGGGTTTTGCTTGAATGGttaagtttgattgtgattATTGCTTGTTTAATTTGTAGTCTTACAATTCATTATTTAAGAGAGAAACGTTTATGGGATCTTATGTTATGGAAATGGGAAGTTttggttttagttttaatatgtGGTAGATTAGTTTCAGGGTGGATTATAAGGATAGTTGTGTTTTTCATTGAGAggaattttcttttgagaaaAAGAGTATTGTATTTTGTATATGGAGTGAGGAAAGCTGTTCAGAATTGTTTATGGCTGGGACTGGTTTTGATTGCTTGGCATTACTTGCTTGATAAGAAAGTTCAGAGGGAAACTAAgagtaaatttcttaaatatgTGACTAGAGTTTTGGTTTGTCTTGTGGTTGGCGTAATGTTGTGGTTAGTGAAGACCCTTTTGGTGAAGGTTTTGGCATCTTCTTTTCATGTTAGTACTTATTTTGATAGAATCCAGGAGTCattgttcaatcaatatgtaATCGAGTCTCTTTCTGGTCCGCCGTTTATCGAAATTCAAAGAgcagaggaggaggaggagaggCTTGCGAAGGAAGTTATGAACCTACAAAATGCTGGTGCTAAGGTTCCTCCAGGGCTCAAGCCGTCCACCACTTCGTCACCCCTTTCTGCGAGAACGATAGGGAGTGGACGGATCCTTAAAAGTCCTCGAGGAAAAAGTCCAAGGCTTTCGCGTGTGCTTTCTTCCGAGAAGGGAGAGAAGGATGATATGGGGATAACAATTGACCGTTTGCACAAATTGAATCATAAAAATGTCTCTGCTTGGAACATGAAAAGGTTGATGAATATAGTCCGCCATGGAGCTCTTTCCACTTTAGATGAGCAAATACAAGATTCGACTCATGACGATGAAGCTGGAACAAACATTAGTAATGAACGTGAGGCGAAAGTTGCAGCAAGAAAAATCTTCCAGAATGTTGCTAAGCCGGGATCCAA GTTTATCTACTTGGAGGACATCGGACGTTTTCTTCAAGAAGATGAGGCTTTGAAGACTATGAGTCTCTTTGAAGATGCACTTGAAAGCAGGAGAATTAGCAAGAAATCCCTCAAGAATTGGGTG GTCAATGCTTTTAGAGAACGAAGGGCACTTGCCTTCACGTTGAATGATACTAAAACGGCAGTCAACAGACTTCATCATATTGTGGATATCATAGTTGGCATCATCATTGTGGTTATTTGGCTCCTCATACTCGAAATTGCCACCAGCAAAGTTCTTGTTTTCATTAGCTCTCAACTGCTTGTTGTTGCATTCGTATTCGGAAACACCTGCAAGACGGTATTCGAAGCCATTATATTCTTGTTCGTTATGCACCCATTTGATGTAGGGGACAGGTGTGAAATTGATGGAATTCAG ATGGTTGTGGAGGAAATGAACATCTTAACTACGATTTTCCTAAGATATGACAACCAGAAGATCATGATCCCGAACAGTGTCCTGGCTACGAAGGCAATACATAACTATTACCGTAGCCCGGATATGGGTGATGCAGTTGAATTCTGTATCCACGTAAAAACTCCTGCAGATAAGATTGGTCTGATGAAGCAGAGGATATTGAG TTACATCGAGCACAAGAGCGACCACTGGTGTCCAACTCCAATGGTAATATTCAAGGAACTCGAAGAGTTGAATAGAGTAAGGATAGCAATATGGCTCCAACATAAAATGAACCACCAAGACATGGGAGAGAGGTGGGCAAGAAGAGCTCTCTTGGTCGAAGAGATGGTTAAGATTTTCAACGACTTAGATATTAAATATCGCTTATATCCCATCGACATCAACGTCTGTAGCATGCCTACCGTGACATCCGACCACCTTCCTCCTAACTGGACAGTACCTAACAGCTAA